The following proteins are encoded in a genomic region of Glycine soja cultivar W05 chromosome 17, ASM419377v2, whole genome shotgun sequence:
- the LOC114392299 gene encoding B3 domain-containing protein REM16-like isoform X1, protein MVGQNCGGCRSWEEDIYWSHFQFLHFVQFLRADYDQHLALPKAFSDNLKKKLPENVTLKGPGGVVWNIGMTTRDDTLYFAHGWEQFVKDHCLKENDFLVFKYNGESQFDVLIFNGGSLCEKAGSYFVRKCGHTGIEHAGGSLNKKRDTDNNSLEEGNIPPSNAGVECALHEKSVHANGTKEPIDVPPETPPTEKTFNAGVESSGVEQFTPDGGVTLVAVPSETANGKRIRNIVSAVKHVQTKRRGRPAKVHVRERTLDWVAALEASEPISTSRSGTYEVYKSNRRPVTDDETKMIESLAKAACTEDSIYVVMKPSHVYKRFFVSMRGTWIGKHISPSSQDVILRMGKGEWIARYSYNNIRNNGGLTGGWKHFSLDNNLEEGDACVFKPAGQMNNTFVIDMSIFRVVPETVPLTPMSRGTGRRGRKQATMKSIQTQLSPP, encoded by the exons ATGGTGGGCCAAAATTGTGGTGGTTGCCGATCTTGGGAAGAGGACATTTACTGGTCCCACTTTCAGTTCCTCCACTTCGTCCAATTTCTCCGTGCCGATTATGATCAACACCTT GCACTTCCGAAAGCATTTTCAGATAATTTAAAGAAGAAGTTGCCGGAAAATGTGACCCTTAAGGGTCCTGGTGGTGTTGTGTGGAATATAGGGATGACTACTAGAGATGATACCTTGTACTTTGCGCATGGTTGGGAACAATTTGTGAAAGACCACTGTTTGAAAGAGAATGATTTCCTGGTCTTTAAGTACAATGGTGAATCTCAGTTTGATGTTTTAATATTCAATGGAGGGAGCTTGTGTGAGAAGGCAGGTTCTTATTTTGTTCGAAAATGTGGTCACACTGGAATTGAACATGCGGGTGGAAGTCTCAACAAGAAAAGGGACACGGATAATAATTCTTTGGAAGAAGGCAATATCCCTCCTTCAAATGCTGGTGTGGAATGTGCTTTGCATGAGAAATCTGTGCATGCTAATGGTACAAAGGAGCCAATAGATGTACCTCCTGAAACTCCTCCTACTGAAAAGACTTTCAATGCTGGTGTTGAATCTTCTGGTGTGGAGCAATTTACACCTGATGGAGGAGTCACTCTGGTAGCTGTTCCCTCTGAAACTGCTAATGGGAAAAGGATCAGGAACATTGTTTCTGCTGTTAAGCATGTCCAGACCAAGCGGAGGGGAAGACCAGCTAAAGTGCATGTTCGTGAGAGAACACTTGACTGGGTGGCTG CACTAGAAGCTTCTGAACCAATTTCTACGTCTAGAAGTGGAACATATGAGGTATACAAATCAAATAGAAGGCCTGTCACAGATGATGAGACTAAAATGATCGAGTCATTGGCCAAGGCAGCATGCACCGAAGACAGTATATACGTAGTCATGAAACCCTCGCATGTTTACAAGAGATTCTTCGTG TCAATGAGAGGTACATGGATAGGAAAACACATCTCTCCATCATCTCAAGATGTGATTTTGCGCATGGGTAAGGGTGAATGGATTGCCAGATACAGCTACAATAATATTCGTAACAATGGAGGACTTACTGGTGGGTggaaacatttttctttggataATAACCTTGAAGAGGGTGATGCCTGTGTGTTTAAACCAGCTGGCCAAATGAACAACACTTTTGTCATTGATATGAGCATTTTCAGAGTTGTTCCGGAGACTGTTCCTCTCACTCCAATGTCTCGTGGAACTGGAAGAAGGGGTAGGAAGCAAGCAACAATGAAGTCTATTCAGACACAACTTAGTCCACCATGA
- the LOC114392299 gene encoding B3 domain-containing protein REM16-like isoform X2, which yields MCFALPKAFSDNLKKKLPENVTLKGPGGVVWNIGMTTRDDTLYFAHGWEQFVKDHCLKENDFLVFKYNGESQFDVLIFNGGSLCEKAGSYFVRKCGHTGIEHAGGSLNKKRDTDNNSLEEGNIPPSNAGVECALHEKSVHANGTKEPIDVPPETPPTEKTFNAGVESSGVEQFTPDGGVTLVAVPSETANGKRIRNIVSAVKHVQTKRRGRPAKVHVRERTLDWVAALEASEPISTSRSGTYEVYKSNRRPVTDDETKMIESLAKAACTEDSIYVVMKPSHVYKRFFVSMRGTWIGKHISPSSQDVILRMGKGEWIARYSYNNIRNNGGLTGGWKHFSLDNNLEEGDACVFKPAGQMNNTFVIDMSIFRVVPETVPLTPMSRGTGRRGRKQATMKSIQTQLSPP from the exons ATGTGTTTT GCACTTCCGAAAGCATTTTCAGATAATTTAAAGAAGAAGTTGCCGGAAAATGTGACCCTTAAGGGTCCTGGTGGTGTTGTGTGGAATATAGGGATGACTACTAGAGATGATACCTTGTACTTTGCGCATGGTTGGGAACAATTTGTGAAAGACCACTGTTTGAAAGAGAATGATTTCCTGGTCTTTAAGTACAATGGTGAATCTCAGTTTGATGTTTTAATATTCAATGGAGGGAGCTTGTGTGAGAAGGCAGGTTCTTATTTTGTTCGAAAATGTGGTCACACTGGAATTGAACATGCGGGTGGAAGTCTCAACAAGAAAAGGGACACGGATAATAATTCTTTGGAAGAAGGCAATATCCCTCCTTCAAATGCTGGTGTGGAATGTGCTTTGCATGAGAAATCTGTGCATGCTAATGGTACAAAGGAGCCAATAGATGTACCTCCTGAAACTCCTCCTACTGAAAAGACTTTCAATGCTGGTGTTGAATCTTCTGGTGTGGAGCAATTTACACCTGATGGAGGAGTCACTCTGGTAGCTGTTCCCTCTGAAACTGCTAATGGGAAAAGGATCAGGAACATTGTTTCTGCTGTTAAGCATGTCCAGACCAAGCGGAGGGGAAGACCAGCTAAAGTGCATGTTCGTGAGAGAACACTTGACTGGGTGGCTG CACTAGAAGCTTCTGAACCAATTTCTACGTCTAGAAGTGGAACATATGAGGTATACAAATCAAATAGAAGGCCTGTCACAGATGATGAGACTAAAATGATCGAGTCATTGGCCAAGGCAGCATGCACCGAAGACAGTATATACGTAGTCATGAAACCCTCGCATGTTTACAAGAGATTCTTCGTG TCAATGAGAGGTACATGGATAGGAAAACACATCTCTCCATCATCTCAAGATGTGATTTTGCGCATGGGTAAGGGTGAATGGATTGCCAGATACAGCTACAATAATATTCGTAACAATGGAGGACTTACTGGTGGGTggaaacatttttctttggataATAACCTTGAAGAGGGTGATGCCTGTGTGTTTAAACCAGCTGGCCAAATGAACAACACTTTTGTCATTGATATGAGCATTTTCAGAGTTGTTCCGGAGACTGTTCCTCTCACTCCAATGTCTCGTGGAACTGGAAGAAGGGGTAGGAAGCAAGCAACAATGAAGTCTATTCAGACACAACTTAGTCCACCATGA
- the LOC114394194 gene encoding uncharacterized protein LOC114394194 has translation MTPYRFLLSFFIFLLQFIAFASSSTHSNLTHILQDVLKAVSAKQKWDSSNNDDVRVTKFDVGKVMFGTSLSYEFRIRFGTDNNDNFTLKFVDQVATWNKFRTPFTDLPPLVHRLGSFPLLHTLKLEGPFALRVDALHNLSLSLPMNVSYTGLKHILVGEGITVEVRRAQEISLFYSSDLDLQMNGSAMCSEGKSDLWPFMQSTCMALIPIRISGSASLVAYRARNAYAQIATTLISEDAIELLPEKCYHGHVFRKRACPIDSLSLRLSLLEKVLRSFLDHKILKDQLFGLLKANIKASAVVKFPLELERDISNNATLNRTIPDWRTRPGFERFWFEILARVEENKLKPLLIKEVRPFIESVSVSWANLMSNMSYTKLRPVFFLPEPLTLDVKW, from the exons ATGACTCCTTATCGTTTCCTCCTCTCATTCTTCATATTTCTCCTTCAATTCATCGCCTTTGCATCTTCTTCCACCCACTCCAATCTCACCCACATTTTGCAG GATGTTCTGAAGGCGGTGTCGGCGAAACAGAAGTGGGATTCTTCCAATAACGACGACGTGAGAGTAACCAAGTTCGATGTCGGAAAGGTTATGTTCGGCACCTCCCTCAGCTACGAGTTCCGAATCAGATTCGGCACCGATAATAATGATAACTTCACCCTCAAATTCGTAGACCAAGTTGCCACGTGGAACAAGTTCAGAACGCCATTTACCGATTTACCCCCTCTCGTTCACCGGCTCGGTTCCTTCCCACTCCTTCATACCCTCAAATTGGAAGGTCCCTTTGCGTTGCGGGTCGATGCTCTTCACAACCTATCGCTATCCCTCCCC ATGAATGTTTCGTACACTGGTTTGAAACACATACTTGTTGGTGAGGGTATTACAGTAGAAGTAAGAAGAGCACAAGAAATATCTCTTTTTTACTCGTCTGATCTTGATCTACAAATGAATGGAAGTGCCATGTGTAGTGAAGGGAAGAGTGACCTTTGGCCCTTTATGCAATCAACTTGCATGGCCCTGATTCCCATACGCATATCAGGGTCTGCATCTTTGGTTGCCTATAGAGCTCGAAACGCTTATGCACAAATAGCAACTACATTGATTTCAGAGGATGCTATTGAGCTGCTTCCAGAAAAATGTTACCATGGCCATGTGTTTAGAAAGCGAGCATGCCCCATTGATTCCTTAAGTTTGAGATTAAGTTTGTTGGAGAAAGTTTTGAGGAGTTTTCTTGACCATAAGATACTTAAAGATCAGCTTTTTGGCCTTCTTAAAGCAAATATTAAAGCATCAGCTGTTGTAAAGTTCCCCTTAGAATTAGAAAGGGACATAAGTAATAATGCCACTCTTAATCGTACGATTCCTGATTGGAGAACAAGGCCCGGTTTTGAAAGGTTCTGGTTTGAGATATTGGCCAGAGTTGAGGAAAACAAGCTCAAGCCTCTTTTAATCAAGGAAGTAAGACCTTTTATCGAATCAGTTTCAGTTTCCTGGGCGAATTTGATGTCCAATATGTCATATACAAAGTTGAGACCAGTGTTTTTTCTTCCGGAGCCTCTTACACTGGATGTGAAATGGTAG
- the LOC114394207 gene encoding B3 domain-containing protein Os01g0723500-like has translation MMRKPHFYEVYSSAFSSHRLKLPDGFVCHMEGRTYGSVSLTGPSGKTWTVQLIKQENDLFLHHGWSTFVVDHQLECGELLVFRYEGHLHFTVQVFDKDACEKEAAFHSECSQSSKIMSTNENQELELGVGKELLRYEIVRPISMFRENEETSKACSANDVPVPFHMDNSKEDEETAILYRSGKDDHRYILSGVSLSNVSAHDEKKVSQSFISSFPYFVRIMKSFNVSGSYTLNIPYQFSMAHLPNCKIKIILHNLKGEHWTVNSVPTTRVHTSHTLCGGWMAFVRGNNIKVGDICIFELVHECELRVRIAEVAKDGSDCQVGNLAITRPSAGHAVTSRCMPMNPKVNSKCIRKVDLSDKKWSKIGQETILSIDLKKSSRASNTSKKMGLCPQSKAAHKKLAAPRRHRVDDELSSQAKAGLRMLFALDEQRVAQAFTSPFPSFVKIMKKFNVSGSYTLKIPYQFSAAHLPTYKTEVTLRNSRGECWTVNSVPDAKGRTVHTFCGGWMAFVRDNDINFGDTCIFELVAQCEMHVYISGVGKEGLDHQNGHLKLTNRLANVPSTC, from the exons ATGATGAGAAAGCCTCATTTCTATGAGGTTTATTCCTCTGCCTTCAGCTCTCACAGACTG AAACTTCCCGATGGATTTGTGTGTCACATGGAGGGAAGGACATATGGATCAGTTTCGTTGACTGGTCCTAGTGGAAAAACATGGACAGTGCAATTGATTAAGCAGGAAAATGATCTATTTCTCCATCATGGGTGGTCGACATTTGTGGTGGATCATCAGCTAGAATGTGGTGAACTTTTGGTTTTCAGATATGAAGGTCACTTGCATTTTACCGTGCAAGTATTTGATAAGGATGCATGTGAGAAAGAGGCAGCGTTTCATTCTGAATGCAGTCAAAGTTCAAAGATAATGAGTACCAATGAGAACCAGGAACTTGAACTGGGTGTTGGTAAAGAACTATTGCGGTATGAGATAGTAAGACCAATTAGTATGTTCAGAGAAAACGAAGAAACCTCCAAAGCATGTTCAGCTAATGATGTCCCTGTGCCTTTTCACATGGACAATAGCAAAGAAGATGAAG AGACTGCCATCCTGTATAGAAGTGGGAAGGACGATCATCGTTATATTCTCAGTGGAGTTTCATTATCAAATGTATCAGCACACGATGAGAAAAAAGTTTCCCAGTCATTTATTTCCTCTTTTCCATATTTTGTTAGAATCATGAAAAGCTTCAATGTCAGTGGTTCATATACTCTG AATATCCCTTATCAGTTTTCGATGGCACATCTTCCCAATTGCAAGATAAAGATTATTCTTCATAATTTGAAAGGAGAACATTGGACTGTTAATTCCGTGCCAACAACTAGAGTGCATACTAGTCACACTCTTTGTGGAGGATGGATGGCCTTTGTTCGTGGTAATAACATAAAGGTTGGAGATATCTGCATTTTTGAGCTTGTGCATGAGTGTGAATTACGTGTTCGCATTGCTGAGGTTGCAAAAGATGGGTCTGACTGCCAGGTTGGAAACCTAGCCATTACTAGGCCTAGTGCAGGACATGCTGTAACTTCCAGATGTATGCCAATGAATCCTAAAGTCAACTCAAAATGCATAAGAAAAGTTGATCTATCGGATAAGAAGTGGTCAAAGATTGGTCAAGAAACTATTTTATCCATTGACTTAAAGAAATCTAGTAGAGCTTCAAATACTTCTAAGAAGATGGGGCTTTGCCCTCAGTCGAAAGCTGCCCATAAAAAGTTGG CTGCTCCAAGGAGACATCGTGTTGACGATGAACTAAGCTCACAGGCTAAAGCTGGTTTGAGAATGTTGTTTGCACTCGATGAACAAAGAGTAGCTCAAGCTTTTACTTCCCCTTTTCCTAGTTTtgtgaaaataatgaaaaagttCAATGTCAGTGGATCATACACTTTG AAAATCCCATACCAGTTCTCAGCTGCACATCTCCCAACTTACAAAACTGAAGTTACACTTCGTAATTCAAGAGGTGAATGCTGGACTGTGAACTCGGTTCCAGATGCAAAAGGTAGAACAGTTCACACCTTTTGTGGAGGGTGGATGGCCTTTGTTCGTGATAATGACATCAATTTTGGAGACACATGCATTTTTGAACTCGTTGCTCAATGTGAGATGCACGTTTACATATCTGGGGTTGGAAAGGAAGGGCTTGATCATCAAAATGGGCATTTAAAACTTACTAATAGATTAGCTAACGTTCCATCTACCTGCTAA